Part of the Thauera sedimentorum genome, CGATGTCTTCCAGGCGCAGGCTGGAGGTATTGGTGGCGAGCACGGCATCGGGCTTGGCACGCGATTCCAGGTCGCGGAACAGCGCCTGCTTGGCGTCCAGGTTCTCGTAGATCGCCTCGATGATCACGTCGGCATGTGCCGCGCCGTGGCCCTGCGGGTCGGCGATCAGGCGGTCCAGCGTGAAGCGCACCTGGCGCTTGTCGCCACGAAATTTCTTCTCGTACAGCTTGTTGGCACGCGCGATGGCCGGCGCAATGCGCTCCACCGACTGGTCCTGCAGCGTCACCGTCATGCCGCGTAGCGCGCACCAGGCGGCGATGTCGCCGCCCATGACGCCGGCGCCGACCACATGCACCCGGCGCGGGACAAAATCGCTGTCCTTTCCAAAGCCCTTCAGGCGCTCCTGCAGGAAGAACACGCGCACCAGGTTCTTGGCGGTCTGCGAGCCGAAGATGGTGGCCATCTCGCGCTCGGCGGCGAGCGCATTGCCGCCGTGGCGCGCCCAGATGTCGATGATGGCGAACGGCGCCGGGTAGTGCTGCGGACGCGCACGGGACGCGGCCTGCTTGCGCGCCTGCCCGGCAACCACCGCCTTCAACGGGCCGTTCAGCAGACGCTGCATCAAGGGCAGGCGGCGACGCGGACGGCGCGAGACCACCAGCATGCGCGCGGCGTTCTCCATCACCCGCGGCGGCACGCACTCGTCGGCCAGGCCGAGGCGCTGCGCGCGCTTGGCATCCACGCCCTTGCCGGTGAGCATCAGGTCGAGCGCGGCGGCCGGGCCGACCAGCTCGGGCAGGCGCTTCATGCCGCCCCAGCCGGGCACGATGCCCAGCATCACCTCGGGCAGCGCCAGGCGGGTGGAAGGCTCGTCCACCACGATGCGGTAGCGGCAGGCGAGCGCCAGCTCCAGCCCGCCGCCCAGGCAGTGGCCGCGCACCAGCGCAAGCGTCGGGTAGCGCGCCGCGGCGAGCTGGTTGAAGGTGCGCCAGCCGCGCTCGATCAGCGTGCGCGCGGCTTCCGGCTTGTCCAGCGCGGTGAATTCGTGGATGTCGGCGCCGGCGATGAAGCCGGCCGGCTTGGCCGAGGCGATGATCAGCCCGGCGGGCGGGGCGCTGTCGAAGGCGGCCAGCACGCGCGCCAGTTCGTCGAGCGCTTCGGCCGACAGGGTGTTGGTGGCCGCATCGGCGCGGTCGAACCACAGCCAGGCCAGGCCCTCCGCGTCGCGCTCGATGCGCCAGTGTTTGTAGCTCACGCTCATTCTTCTGCTCCGGCGGCAGCGTGCTGCCGCAATCATGAGAAACGGTGCTGCGCGGCGGCGAAGGCCACGCACAGGCTGCCGACGCCGACATTGACGGCGCCGGTCTTGCTCATCTGGCTGACCAGCACGGTGTGGCCGGCCGCCTCCAGTTCGGCACGAAAGGCGGCGAACCCGGGCATCTGCTCAAGGCGATCCAACGCCCCGGCGTAGCTCACGCACACGCAGGGCACTTCCAGGCCACGCCCGGCCTCGGCCAGCACGTTGTCGAACACCCGGCGCACGCCGGCGTCGAAGCCGCGCGCCTTGGCCACCGGCCCGGTGGTGTCGCGGTGGCAGTGCAGGATGGGCTTGACGTCGAGCAGGTTGCCCAGCGCGTAGCTCGCCCAGTTCACGCTGCGGTCGCC contains:
- a CDS encoding 3-hydroxyacyl-CoA dehydrogenase NAD-binding domain-containing protein, with protein sequence MSVSYKHWRIERDAEGLAWLWFDRADAATNTLSAEALDELARVLAAFDSAPPAGLIIASAKPAGFIAGADIHEFTALDKPEAARTLIERGWRTFNQLAAARYPTLALVRGHCLGGGLELALACRYRIVVDEPSTRLALPEVMLGIVPGWGGMKRLPELVGPAAALDLMLTGKGVDAKRAQRLGLADECVPPRVMENAARMLVVSRRPRRRLPLMQRLLNGPLKAVVAGQARKQAASRARPQHYPAPFAIIDIWARHGGNALAAEREMATIFGSQTAKNLVRVFFLQERLKGFGKDSDFVPRRVHVVGAGVMGGDIAAWCALRGMTVTLQDQSVERIAPAIARANKLYEKKFRGDKRQVRFTLDRLIADPQGHGAAHADVIIEAIYENLDAKQALFRDLESRAKPDAVLATNTSSLRLEDIATALDRPERLVGIHFFNPVAMMPLVEVVEGTDSDADAVKRAAAFVRAIDKLPLPVKSAPGFLVNAVLGPYMLEALRCVEEGIAPETVDEALLAFGMPMGPVELVDTVGLDIAVAAGKALAGDETAQAPRKLLDLVAAGHLGKKSGQGYYRWSGGKAQRGSPATAPDGLAERVVAPLLAAVQRCVEDGVVADADLADAGVIFGTGFAPFTGGPLNFLRQGGFPRRGGAAALRAVQAGSH